The Ascidiaceihabitans donghaensis genome includes the window TCACAAGTTCAGGATCGCCCATCAAGGTGCGGCACATAGTCAGCATCTGCTGTTCGCCACCCGACATCACGGATGCTTCAACATCGGCGCGTTCTTTCAGGTTCGAGAACATATCAAACATGTTTTCCATGCTCCAACGTCCCACACCTTCTTTCTGGCCCGGTTTCATACCCAAAATCAGGTTTTGACGGGTCGTTAATCCCGGAAAGATATCGCGATTTTCAGGCACATACCCAAGACCGATGTTTGCGATCTCAAATGCCTTTTTACCGGCAATCTCCTGGCCCTTGAACTTCACCGATCCATGTGGTTCGACTTCACCCATGATCGCCTTGCAGGTGGTGGACCGCCCCACCCCATTGCGGCCCAAAAGGGCTACGATTTCGCCTTCCTGTATGTTCAGGTTCACCCCTTGCAGGATGTGCGATTTGCCATAATAGGCGTGCAGGTCTGTGACTTCGAGCATCAGTGGTCTGCCTCCAAAACTTCGCCCAGATAGGCTTCTTGCACTTTAGGGTTGGCGCGAACTTCTTCGGGGCGGCCTGTTGCGATGATTTCGCCGTAAACCAGCACCGAAATATAGTCAGCCAAACCAAACACCACACCCATGTCGTGTTCAACCATCACCAATGTCTTGTTTTCGGTGACTTTGCGGATCAGATCCACAATGTAGTCGGTTTCTGAATGGCTCATGCCTGCAGTGGGTTCGTCCAACATGATAACGTCAGCGCCACCGGCAATTGTGATCCCGATTTCAAGGGCGCGTTGTTCTGCGTAGGACAGAACCCCCGCAGGCAGATTGCGCCGCTCCGTCAGGTTGATCTGTTCGAGGATTTCCTCGGCCCCTTCCGTCAAAGCGCGGCTGCGATCCAACAAGTTCCAGAAGGAATACTTGTACCCCATCGACCACAACAGCGCACAGCGCACGTTTTCAAACACTGTCATGTTGCCAAAGATGTTGGTGATCTGGAAGGACCGCGAAAGACCCATCCGATTGATTTCATGTGGGGCTTTACCCGCAAGATCCGCGCCATGAAGCGAGATCGTACCAGAGGTCTGCGGAAAACGCCCCGTGATCAGATTGAACAGCGTCGACTTGCCAGCGCCATTTGGACCGATGATCGCATGGCGTTCGCCTTTTGCAATTTCCAATTCCACGCCGCGGATGATTTCGGTTTTTCCAAAGGCTTTACACAGCCCGTTCAAATGTAATGCAGCCGCCATTTCAAACGCCTCCTTTTGGGGGTGTGTTGGCTTCGCCCCATGCCTCTTTCAAGGCAGGCGCGTTTTTGCGTGTGATCCAAAACGCCGCAGCCGTCACCGCGAAGGCGATGATCCATGGCACGATGCTGTGGCTGTCAAAAGTGGTCCAGAACAGGGTCATTTCATTATCTCCTGTGGCCGCGTGCCGATAGTGGAACGTCATTTCGACCAAGCAGGCCAAC containing:
- a CDS encoding ABC transporter ATP-binding protein: MMLEVTDLHAYYGKSHILQGVNLNIQEGEIVALLGRNGVGRSTTCKAIMGEVEPHGSVKFKGQEIAGKKAFEIANIGLGYVPENRDIFPGLTTRQNLILGMKPGQKEGVGRWSMENMFDMFSNLKERADVEASVMSGGEQQMLTMCRTLMGDPELVMIDEPTEGLSPQMVQRVADVLQEIAKRGVATLLVEQKLSIAMDIADRVYVMGHGKVVFEGTPDELRGRDDVRKEWLEV
- a CDS encoding ABC transporter ATP-binding protein codes for the protein MAAALHLNGLCKAFGKTEIIRGVELEIAKGERHAIIGPNGAGKSTLFNLITGRFPQTSGTISLHGADLAGKAPHEINRMGLSRSFQITNIFGNMTVFENVRCALLWSMGYKYSFWNLLDRSRALTEGAEEILEQINLTERRNLPAGVLSYAEQRALEIGITIAGGADVIMLDEPTAGMSHSETDYIVDLIRKVTENKTLVMVEHDMGVVFGLADYISVLVYGEIIATGRPEEVRANPKVQEAYLGEVLEADH